The following coding sequences are from one Neovison vison isolate M4711 chromosome X, ASM_NN_V1, whole genome shotgun sequence window:
- the SMIM10L2B gene encoding small integral membrane protein 10-like protein 2B: protein MAASAALSAAAAAAALSGLAVRLSRSAAARGSYGAFCKGLTRTLITFFDLAWRLRMNFPYFYVVASVMLNVRLQVRIE, encoded by the coding sequence ATGGCGGCGTCGGCGGCTCtgtcggcggcggcggcggcggcggccctgTCGGGCCTGGCGGTGCGGCTGTCGCGCTCGGCGGCGGCCCGCGGCTCGTACGGCGCCTTCTGCAAGGGGCTCACgcgcaccctgatcaccttcttCGACCTGGCCTGGCGGCTGCGCATGAACTTCCCCTACTTCTACGTGGTGGCCTCGGTGATGCTCAACGTCCGCCTGCAGGTGCGGATCGAGTGA